The following coding sequences are from one Macaca mulatta isolate MMU2019108-1 chromosome 7, T2T-MMU8v2.0, whole genome shotgun sequence window:
- the POLE2 gene encoding DNA polymerase epsilon subunit 2 isoform X6: protein MIERSVVEAAVQECSQSVDETIEHVFNIIGAFDIPRFVYNSERKKFLPLLMTNHPAPNLFGTARDKAELFRERYTILHQRTHRHELFTPPVIGSHPDESGSKFQLKTIETLLGSTTKIGDVIVLGMITQLKEGKFFLEDPTGTVQLDLSKAQFHSGLYTEACFVLAEGWFEDQVFHVNAFGFPPTEPSSTTRAYYGNINFFGGPSNTSVKTSAKLKQLEEENKDAMFVFLSDVWLDQVEVLEKLRIMFAGYSPAPPTCFILCGNFSSAPYGKNQVQALKDSLKTLADIICEYPDIHQSSRFVFVPGPEDPGFGSILPRPPLAESITNEFRQRVPFSVFTTNPCRIQYCTQEIIVFREDLVNKMCRNCVRFPSSNLAIPNHFVKTILSQGHLTPLPLYVCPVYWAYDYALRVYPVPDLLVIADKYDPFTITNTECLCINPGSFPRSGFSFKVFYPSNKTVEDSKLQGF, encoded by the exons AGAGCACGTTTTCAATATCATAGGAGCATTTGATATTCCACGCTTTGTGtacaattcagaaagaaaaaaatttcttcc GCTGTTAATGACCAACCACCCTGCACCAAATTTATTTGGAACAGCAAGAGATAAAGCAGAGCTGTTTCGTGAGCGATATACCATTTTGCACCAG aggACCCACAGGCATGAATTATTTACTCCTCCGGTGATAGGTTCTCACCCTGATGAAAGCGGAAGCAAATTCCAG cttaaaacaatagaaaccTTATTGGGTAGTACAACCAAAATCGGAGATGTGATTGTTCTTGGAATGATAACGCAGTTAAAAGAG ggaaaatTTTTTCTGGAAGATCCTACTGGAACAGTACAACTAGACCTTAGTAAAGCT CAGTTCCATAGTGGTTTATACACAGAGGCATGCTTTGTCTTAGCAGAAG GTTGGTTTGAAGATCAAGTGTTTCATGTCAATGCCTTTGGATTTCCACCCACTGAGCCCTCTAGCACTACTAG GGCATACTatggaaatattaatttttttggagGTCCTTCTAATACATCTGTGAAGACTTCTGCAAAACTAAAACAACTAGAAGAAGAGAATAAAGATgctatgtttgtgtttttatctgATGTTTGGTTGGACCAGGTGGAAGTATTGGAAAAACTTCGCATAATGTTTGCTG GTTATTCACCAGCACCTCCAACCTGCTTTATTCTGTGTGGTAATTTTTCATCTGCACCATATGGAAAAAATCAAGTTCAAGCTTTGAAAG attccCTAAAAACTTTGGCAGATATAATATGTGAATACCCAGATATTCACCAAAG TAGTCGTTTTGTGTTTGTACCTGGTCCAGAGGATCCTGGATTTGGTTCCATCTTACCAAG GCCACCACTTGCTGAAAGCATCACTAATGAATTCAGACAAAGGGTACCATTTTCAGTTTTTACTACTAATCCTTGCAG AATTCAGTACTGTACACAGGAAATTATTGTCTTCCGTGAAGACTTAGTAAATAAAATGTGCAGAAACTGCGTCCGTTTTCCTAGTAGCAATTTGGCTATTCCTAATCAT TTTGTAAAGACTATCTTATCCCAAGGACATCTGACTCCCCTACCTCTTTATGTCTGCCCAGTGTATTGGGCATATGACTATGCTTTGAGAGTGTATCCTGTGCCCGATCTACTTGTCATTGCAGACAAATACGATCCCTTCACTATCACGAATACTGAATGCCTCTGCATAAACCCT GGCTCTTTTCCAAGAAGTGGATTTTCATTCAAAGTTTTTTATCCTTCTAATAAGACAGTAGAAGATAG